The Filimonas lacunae genomic sequence GTCAGCATCATCTGTACCGCCAAAAGCATTATAGTCAGCAGAAACACCGCCTTCTAACACTTTGTGGTTTCCATTACCTGTAGCCTTACCCACTAATACTACACCACCCAGATCACCTGGAGTAGGTGTTTTTTCATTAGAAGTGAAAACGATAGGCGCGTCAGCAGTACCGTTTGCCAGTATCTGAGATCCTTTGTAAATAACCAGTACACCCGCAGAATCTTTATTAGATACTATTTTGGTGCCGGCATCGATAGTCAGTTTAGCATTGTTAGTTACATACACATAACCACGAAGACGATAAATGGTGTCTTTAGAAAACTTTTTGTCACCAGAAATTACACCACGAATGTCTACGGTTGTAGGAGTGGTAGTGCCACCACCGCCTGTGCCTGGATCTGCCTGGTTGTCACTCTTGCTACATGCTGTGCCCAATACTATTGAGCTTAAAGCCAGATAAGAAGCAAACTTTTTCATAATAACGATCGATTTTTCAGAGAATTAAGAACTTGTTCCTTCATGTACTAACTCAGTGTTAATACATAGGTGATAAAAGATTTTATAATGATCAGAAGTTATATCGCACTGCCAGGGTAGCTGTAGTACCATACTTCACAGAGTTGATAATTTTATCTGTGTTAGCATCGTACCCCATTTTAGAAGGATTAGCGTCGTATTTGTAATACCATTGATTAGCCTGTGCCAGGATATCACTGATAGTAACTTTTAATTCCAGTTTATTACTTACCAGTTTTTTGGTCACCTGAAAGTCAATCACATCCCTTGGACGCTCATATACATCCAGTGACTGGTTGCCTGCTCTTGCTCTGAGCCTTGGTCCAATTTTGTTATACAGCACATTAAAGATCAGGTCGTCAGCTATGGTAGCGTAAGTAAGTCCACTATTCACCAGGTATGAGGACTGCCCCTGTAAAGGCCTGTTAGAGTTAACACCACCTAACTGCACCGATCCTTTCATATAAGCTGCGTTCGCATAAAATGTCAGGTGATCGAAAAAGGCAGTATTGAAAAAGCCTAGTTTTTTACGTATTTCCAGCTCTGCTCCATACACATTCGCTTTATCAGCATTAGCATAGGAATACACGTCGTTATTCAGGTTGGTTTGTTCAATGGGATTAGAGAAGTTTTTATAAAATAAGCTGGCCGACATAATTTCACCTGCTGCCGGAAACCACTCGTATCTTAAATCAGCATTAGATGCAGTAGCTCTTTTTAAGTTAGGCGCTCCTTTTACTACAATGTTATTTTCATAATCATAAAAACTATAGGAAGCCATTTCTCTGAACTCAGGTCTGTTTACAGATCTGGAACCAGCCAAACGCAGGTTGGTATTTTCTGTAAGCTTATAGGTAAGCAAGAAAGATGGCAGGATGTCCAGGTTACTGTTTTTGGTATTCTTTTCATTATCCCCTGTCAGTTTCTGTGTATAATTCTCCAGTCTTGCTCCCCAGGTAAGCTTAAATCCACCATTAAACTTATTGTCAAACATCAGGTATCCGGCATTTAAAAGCCCGGTGCCCTTGTATTCAGCGGAATTGGTAGGAATATTAGCCAGAGTTAAGTTATACTGGTCTATATTTTCCGGCGAAAACATAGTAGCAAAATCAGTAGTTTTTGACTCTTTAATTTCAGCACCGAAACTAGGATTAATAGTACTGTATCCCAGTGCAATTACTTCCATGTTACGGGTACGATAGTAATTGGAAATCCCTACTTTAAACCGCTGCTCGTTGTTAAACAGGCTGAATTTTCTGCTCACATTCACATTAGCGCCATAGATGTATTCTTTCAGGTAAGAGTATACACGGCCGGCATCTCTGATAGCAGGAGAGTTTTCATTAGAGAGCTTAATGAAGTAATCGTAAGGAGCAGCTTCCGAACCACGGAAGGCCAATATACGCTGATCAGGCTGCCAGCGATAGGTTAAGCCAAAAGATCCACTCCAGTCAATATCCCAGTTACTGCCTGCTTTGTGCGTTCCTTCCAGCACACTGTTTAAAATTCCATTGCCGGTAGCTTCGCTGTTTACCGATTTAACCCCAATGGGAGTAACTCCGGCATAGTTCAGCCCGTTTCTGAGGGCAACAGTTTTGGTAAAATCGTTATTGAAGATATTCTTCAAGGCAATTTTACTTTTCCCATAAGAATAAGTCAGGTTTAATAAAGCCGAAAGGTTATTTCGCTGATCGTAATTAGTCGTATAATAATCGTAATCCAGCTGTTTTGCATTACCAGGAGCATCCAGCCTGTTTCTGTCAGAAACACGATGCCCTGTGCTATATCCGAGTGAATAAATGTATCCCAGTTTACGGCCTTTTTTTAATAAGGCAGTATTACCGCCGGTGTAGCTAAGGCTGAAATTAGGAATACTGTTAGCCGCCTTGTTATATCCGTAAGTATTGGGAAATAATTTAGTGATAGCCTTTTTATCAGCAGCATCCAAATCGCCAAAAGCACCACCTCTGCGTTTGTAATAAGGGTTAGGGATTTGAGATTTTTTATCAAAAAAGCCTAAAAAGTCCAGTGAACCATCCGGCATGCCCTTATAAAACTCTTTAAAGGTGGTCATAGAGTTGTAGCTGGCCGAAAAAGACAACTCACTGATTTTGCTTGCAGGATAATCTTTGGTAGATATTTTAATAGCGCCTCCAGCAAAATCACCTGGTAAATCAGGCAAAGGCGACTTGTAAATAACCAGGTTGTCTACCAGGGAAGAAGGAATAATATCGAATGAAAAGGCTTTTTTATCAGGCTCTGTACTTGGTAACACAGAATTATTTAATAAAGCGGTATTATAACGCTCATTCAAACCCCTGATTACTACAAACTTATTATCTTGTACAGAAGCACCACTTACTCTTTTCAATACTTCACCCGTGCTTTTATCAGGAGATCTTTTAATCACTTCTGCAGAAATACCATCAGAAATGGAAGAGCTGTTTTTCTGCGCGAGGTATATAGATGCAGCTGATTCTTTGCGGGCACTGGTAGATTTAATCACCACCATTTCCAGCTGGTTGCCGTTATCCTTATCCAATACTATATCCAGTGTATTACCAGTTTCTGCTGAAATATCATTTACTACCTTAGGTGCATAGCCCAGGCTGGTTATTTTGAACGTATATTTTTTGCCTTTCTGTAATTGGATAAAAAAGCGGCCTTCTACATCCGTTACCGTTTTTGCACCACTTTCCTGCACAACAATTAAAGCACCAGCCAGTGGAACGCTGTTTTCGGCATCTACAATTTTACCTGAAAATTTTACAGGGGTTTGCCCATAAGCAATAGCTAAAAGAGATAAAAAGAAAATAACAACTATTGAATAGTTTTTAGTCACGTCCTGGAGATTTGCAGCAAAACTATCCGGGGCATGTTACGTCAACGTTACGACAACGTTAACTTCATGTAACATCATTTTAGCATATCTAATCGATAATTCATCAATCTATATAGTCAAATACTATCCTGAGTGGCTTCCTACACATTAATATTCAGATATATAACTATTCTAACAGTCTTATAATAATTCCAGGGGTGAATATTAAAAAGGAAAAGGAATACGAACCATACGAACAAATTTTGCGGCATTGCGTTGTTGTTACTGCCATATTATCTTATCGTTAATTTTGAGTAACTGCCGTAAGGCGCGTTGCTTAATTCTATTTTTGCCCCAAAATTTGATGTAATGGGAATTAATAACATCGGCAAGTTGTTTATGCCTAAAAACCGGATCTTTTACGAGTTGTTTGAAGATGTAGGCATGAACGTAGAGCACATGGGACAGGTAATTAAACAAGTAGTATACGAGCCCGACCTGGACAAAAGAGCTTCCCTGATTGGCCTTATTGAAGATCTTGAGCACAAAAACGATGATTTTACCCATAAAATCTTTACTGAACTCGGGCGCAATTTCATTACCCCGTTCGACCGCGAGGATATTCACTATCTCGCTACTGCCCTGGATGATATCTGTGACTATATATTCTCTTCTGCCAAAAAAATCAATTTCTACCGCGTTAATCCTAACGACAGCGGCATCCAGAAAATGGCGGAATTGATTGAATTAGGTTGCGCCGAAATTAAAAAAGCCATCTACGGCCTGCGTGATATGAAAAACCTGCGCCAGATGACTGAAGCCATGGTTCGCGTAAACAGCATTGAAAACCAGGCAGATGATGTATTTGACATGAGCATTGAAAAGCTTTTTGAACAAGAAAACGACGTAAAAGAGCTGATCAAGAAAAGGGAAATATACCAGGCTATGGAAACCGTTACCGATAAGTGCGAAGACGCAGCCAATGTGATAGAATCCATCATCGTTAAATACGCCTAGTAAAACGGCAACAGAACGCTATTTATGGTTACATTATTAATAGTAATTGTAGTCTTATCATTTGTATTCGACTACATTAACGGGTTTCATGATGCCGCTAACTCTATTGCCACTATCGTTTCAACCAAGGTATTAACTCCTTTCCAGGCGGTATTGTGGGCAGCATTTTTCAATTTCGGAGCTTTTTTCATTTCTAAATACGTAGTAGGCCATTTTGGTATTGCCGATACCATTGCCAAAAGTGTAACCCTGGATAAGGGCGACCCTTATGCATTGTATGTAATCCTGGCCGGCCTTATTTCTGCAATAGCCTGGAACCTGATCACCTGGTGGTTTGGTATTCCTTCCAGCTCGTCACATGCGCTGATAGGTGGCCTGATAGGTGCAGCAGTAGCCCGTTACAAAACATTGGGCGTAGTAGTAGCTGCCAAGGTTATTCCTATCATCCTGTTCATTTTTGCAGCTCCCTTAATAGGTATGATCATAGCCTTTATCATTACTATTATAATAGTGCACCTCTGTAAAAGAGGTAATCCCTACAAAACCGAAAAATGGTTTAAAAGGCTGCAGCTGGTTTCATCCGGCCTGTTTAGCCTGGGGCATGGCAGTAACGATGCACAAAAGGTAATGGGTATTATTGGCGCAGCTATGGTGGCCAGTCACTACATTCCCGATCTGGGGCATATTCCCGATTGGGTACCTATCATGTGCTTTGTGGCCATAGGCCTGGGTACTATGAGCGGTGGCTGGAAAATTGTCAAAACCATGGGTACACGTATTACCAAAGTAACTCCGTTAGAAGGAGTAGCTGCCGAAACAGCAGGCGCTATTACCCTGTTTTTAACTGAGCACTTTAAAATACCAGTGTCAACTACACATACCATTACCGGTTCCATTATCGGCGTAGGTGCAACCAAAAGGTTAAGCGCTGTACGTTGGGGGGTAACCATTAACCTGGTATGGGCATGGGTACTAACCATTCCTGTTAGTGCCATATTTGCAGCTATCGCTTACTATATTCTTGTGCTGTTTAAATAAGTTTATGTGTATTTTGCGTACTATAACAAGCACGCAAACACATGTCTAAAATCCTTGTAACCGGCGGATGTGGATTTATTGGTTCGCACACCGTAGTTGACTTAATTGAAAACGGCTTTGATGTAGTATCCATCGATGACAACTCGCGTTCTACCACTTACCTGTTAGACGGTATTGAGAAAATCACCGGTAAAAAGCTGAAGAATTACAAAGTAGACTTAAAGAATTTTGATGAAACGCTGGCAGTATTTCAGGAAAACCCTGATATCGCCGGCGTTATTCATTTTGCAGCATATAAAGCCGTAGGCGAATCGGTGGAAGTACCATTAGATTACTTCGAAAACAACCTCTTTGGTTTAATTAACCTGCTTAAATGCACCAAAGAATTCAAGATTGACAATTTCGTATTCTCTTCTTCCTGCACGGTATATGGCAACCCCGATGTAATACCGGTTACAGAAAAGTCGCCTACCAAAAAAGCAGAATCGCCCTATGGTGCCACTAAACAAATGGGTGAGCAGATTATAGAAGAATACTCCCGTGCTTATGGTTACAATTCTATTTTACTGCGTTATTTTAACCCCGTAGGCGCCCACCCTACTACGTTTATTGGAGAACTGCCTTTAGGCAAACCCCAAAACCTGGTGCCTGTAATTACGCAAACCGCTATTGGCAAACTGCCACAGATGACGGTGTTTGGCAGCGATTATGACACCCGCGATGGTAGCTGTATGCGTGACTTTATTCATGTTTGCGATATCGCCCATGCGCACACCCTGGCAGTACAATATTTACTGGATAAAAAGAACGCCAGCAAATGCGAGGTGTTTAACCTGGGAACCGGCAATGGTGTAACCGTACTGGAAGCTATCAACTCATTTGAAAAAGTAAGCGGCCAGAAACTGAACTACAAAGTAGGCCCACGGCGTGCAGGTGATGTGGTGGCTATTTATGCCAACAACGCCCATGCGGTAGATACCCTGAAATGGGAAATTAAATACGGGCTGGACGAAATGATGGATACCGCCTGGAAATGGGAACTGAAAGTGAAACAAGATGAAGCTTTAATGAAAAAGCAAAATCCTGCCCTCAATTAAATTCTAGCATTTACATTTGTTCAACAAATAATACAACGATAATGGTTAAGGATATTCAGGTACAAAACGAAAAGGAAACCAGAGGTGGCTTTGGCGAAGGCATTTATGAAATAGGCAAAGCTAATTCCAATGTAGTAGTACTGACAGCCGACCTGGCCGGATCTATGAAAATTGGACCCTTTATTAAAGAATTTCCTGAAAGATATGTGCAGTGCGGTATTGCAGAAGCCAATATGATTGGTATTGCCGCCGGTTTAACTATTGGAGGTAAAATACCTTACACAACCACTTTTGCCAACTTCAGCACCGGCCGTGTATACGACCAGATTCGCCAGAGTGTTGCCTACAGTGGCAAGAACGTAAAAATATGTGCCAGCCACGCAGGTTTAACCCTGGGTGAAGATGGTGCTACCCACCAGATACTGGAAGATATTGGTATGATGAAAATGCTGCCAGGCATGACCGTTATTGTGCCTTGCGATTTTAACCAAACCAAAGCGGCTACTAAAGCCATTGCTTCTTACGAAGGACCGGTTTATCTGCGTTTTGGCCGTCCCAAATGGCCCAACTTCACTA encodes the following:
- a CDS encoding inorganic phosphate transporter, which encodes MVTLLIVIVVLSFVFDYINGFHDAANSIATIVSTKVLTPFQAVLWAAFFNFGAFFISKYVVGHFGIADTIAKSVTLDKGDPYALYVILAGLISAIAWNLITWWFGIPSSSSHALIGGLIGAAVARYKTLGVVVAAKVIPIILFIFAAPLIGMIIAFIITIIIVHLCKRGNPYKTEKWFKRLQLVSSGLFSLGHGSNDAQKVMGIIGAAMVASHYIPDLGHIPDWVPIMCFVAIGLGTMSGGWKIVKTMGTRITKVTPLEGVAAETAGAITLFLTEHFKIPVSTTHTITGSIIGVGATKRLSAVRWGVTINLVWAWVLTIPVSAIFAAIAYYILVLFK
- a CDS encoding transketolase family protein: MVKDIQVQNEKETRGGFGEGIYEIGKANSNVVVLTADLAGSMKIGPFIKEFPERYVQCGIAEANMIGIAAGLTIGGKIPYTTTFANFSTGRVYDQIRQSVAYSGKNVKICASHAGLTLGEDGATHQILEDIGMMKMLPGMTVIVPCDFNQTKAATKAIASYEGPVYLRFGRPKWPNFTKEDGSDFVIGKAQVLNEGADISIFACGHLVWKAIEAGRILEEKGYSVELINIHTIKPLDEEAILKSITKTRCAVTCEEHNILGGLGDSIAHVAAKHLPIPIEYVGTKDTFGESGKPTDLLAKYGLDTPDIVAAAERAISRK
- the galE gene encoding UDP-glucose 4-epimerase GalE, with the translated sequence MSKILVTGGCGFIGSHTVVDLIENGFDVVSIDDNSRSTTYLLDGIEKITGKKLKNYKVDLKNFDETLAVFQENPDIAGVIHFAAYKAVGESVEVPLDYFENNLFGLINLLKCTKEFKIDNFVFSSSCTVYGNPDVIPVTEKSPTKKAESPYGATKQMGEQIIEEYSRAYGYNSILLRYFNPVGAHPTTFIGELPLGKPQNLVPVITQTAIGKLPQMTVFGSDYDTRDGSCMRDFIHVCDIAHAHTLAVQYLLDKKNASKCEVFNLGTGNGVTVLEAINSFEKVSGQKLNYKVGPRRAGDVVAIYANNAHAVDTLKWEIKYGLDEMMDTAWKWELKVKQDEALMKKQNPALN
- a CDS encoding DUF47 domain-containing protein; the protein is MGINNIGKLFMPKNRIFYELFEDVGMNVEHMGQVIKQVVYEPDLDKRASLIGLIEDLEHKNDDFTHKIFTELGRNFITPFDREDIHYLATALDDICDYIFSSAKKINFYRVNPNDSGIQKMAELIELGCAEIKKAIYGLRDMKNLRQMTEAMVRVNSIENQADDVFDMSIEKLFEQENDVKELIKKREIYQAMETVTDKCEDAANVIESIIVKYA
- a CDS encoding TonB-dependent receptor, with the translated sequence MTKNYSIVVIFFLSLLAIAYGQTPVKFSGKIVDAENSVPLAGALIVVQESGAKTVTDVEGRFFIQLQKGKKYTFKITSLGYAPKVVNDISAETGNTLDIVLDKDNGNQLEMVVIKSTSARKESAASIYLAQKNSSSISDGISAEVIKRSPDKSTGEVLKRVSGASVQDNKFVVIRGLNERYNTALLNNSVLPSTEPDKKAFSFDIIPSSLVDNLVIYKSPLPDLPGDFAGGAIKISTKDYPASKISELSFSASYNSMTTFKEFYKGMPDGSLDFLGFFDKKSQIPNPYYKRRGGAFGDLDAADKKAITKLFPNTYGYNKAANSIPNFSLSYTGGNTALLKKGRKLGYIYSLGYSTGHRVSDRNRLDAPGNAKQLDYDYYTTNYDQRNNLSALLNLTYSYGKSKIALKNIFNNDFTKTVALRNGLNYAGVTPIGVKSVNSEATGNGILNSVLEGTHKAGSNWDIDWSGSFGLTYRWQPDQRILAFRGSEAAPYDYFIKLSNENSPAIRDAGRVYSYLKEYIYGANVNVSRKFSLFNNEQRFKVGISNYYRTRNMEVIALGYSTINPSFGAEIKESKTTDFATMFSPENIDQYNLTLANIPTNSAEYKGTGLLNAGYLMFDNKFNGGFKLTWGARLENYTQKLTGDNEKNTKNSNLDILPSFLLTYKLTENTNLRLAGSRSVNRPEFREMASYSFYDYENNIVVKGAPNLKRATASNADLRYEWFPAAGEIMSASLFYKNFSNPIEQTNLNNDVYSYANADKANVYGAELEIRKKLGFFNTAFFDHLTFYANAAYMKGSVQLGGVNSNRPLQGQSSYLVNSGLTYATIADDLIFNVLYNKIGPRLRARAGNQSLDVYERPRDVIDFQVTKKLVSNKLELKVTISDILAQANQWYYKYDANPSKMGYDANTDKIINSVKYGTTATLAVRYNF